A single window of Vibrio campbellii CAIM 519 = NBRC 15631 = ATCC 25920 DNA harbors:
- a CDS encoding MFS transporter, protein MSRKNTSKLNHPLFLILGIMFIASTLRAPITGVSPILDFISKDLALSPTLAGFITTLPLIAFAVFSPISSGVARKVGLEPALMFALMTISFGIVLRSLGSVTMLYSGTLLIGIGIAFGNVLLPSLLKRDFPNKVATLTSMYVLMMGVASTISASAAYPIMDWATKLHIDQIPRWGLSLASVLIFPVLAIVLWLPQVRQQTRPTADTIKLEGHHYLWHTLSAWQVTTYLALNSFMMYTLICWLPNILLEKGYSESEAGFLHGMLQLATAIPALVLIPLMARMKDKRGLSSMISACAVLGLVGLMLLPQLAVVWIIAIGFSLGGGFILSLSFVGLRTHDAHQAAALSGMAQCVGYLFAATGPIVFGFLHESFHSWQEPLIFLFAISLLWTSIAFISGKPQMIKTR, encoded by the coding sequence ATGTCACGTAAAAATACATCAAAGCTCAATCATCCTCTTTTCCTAATTCTTGGTATTATGTTTATCGCGAGCACGTTAAGAGCACCAATCACCGGGGTAAGTCCCATTCTCGATTTCATCTCCAAAGACTTAGCACTTTCACCCACTTTGGCGGGTTTTATCACGACCTTACCTTTGATCGCCTTTGCTGTATTTTCTCCTATATCGTCAGGCGTTGCGCGTAAAGTAGGGCTAGAACCAGCTTTGATGTTTGCACTAATGACTATCTCTTTCGGGATTGTTCTACGCTCACTTGGGTCTGTTACTATGCTTTATAGCGGCACTCTACTAATTGGCATTGGCATTGCTTTTGGGAATGTACTTTTGCCCAGCCTACTAAAAAGAGACTTTCCTAATAAGGTAGCGACTCTCACTTCTATGTATGTCTTGATGATGGGAGTCGCATCAACAATCAGTGCAAGCGCAGCGTATCCAATTATGGATTGGGCAACAAAATTGCACATTGACCAAATCCCACGCTGGGGACTGTCATTGGCTAGCGTCTTGATTTTCCCAGTTCTCGCGATTGTGCTGTGGCTACCGCAAGTACGCCAGCAGACCCGGCCAACAGCAGATACCATTAAATTAGAAGGTCATCATTATCTTTGGCACACACTTTCAGCATGGCAGGTTACAACCTACCTCGCGCTTAATTCTTTTATGATGTACACCTTGATATGTTGGCTACCAAACATATTACTTGAAAAGGGTTATTCAGAGAGTGAAGCTGGCTTCTTGCATGGAATGCTTCAACTGGCCACCGCTATTCCTGCTTTGGTTCTTATTCCCCTTATGGCCAGAATGAAGGACAAACGCGGTTTGAGCAGCATGATTTCAGCTTGTGCCGTATTAGGGCTTGTCGGATTAATGCTATTGCCTCAGCTTGCTGTGGTTTGGATCATTGCGATCGGGTTTAGTCTTGGTGGAGGGTTTATTCTTAGCCTGTCTTTTGTCGGCTTACGCACGCACGATGCACACCAAGCGGCTGCGCTGTCAGGTATGGCGCAATGCGTCGGGTATTTATTTGCCGCCACTGGCCCGATTGTTTTCGGCTTTTTGCATGAGTCCTTTCATTCTTGGCAAGAGCCTTTGATTTTCCTATTTGCGATTTCCTTGTT
- a CDS encoding AraC family transcriptional regulator, which translates to MVNPLSSFYFDSDSYHQKVVALRMHEIKQDELPYHQHHKGQLVMPLTGFVKSQIEDAIWMVPNQCAVWIPSQIPHKNDIAPNSDIYMLFVDPAVQGLPNKTCTLLVSPLLRELVIELASEEKDYDEAGRVGRLAQVLIDELIRMPTERFDFPIPREPRLNKLAYWMIDDPNNQIHVGQWAKSLAMSERTLARLVKQELGMTFGQWRAQLHAIVSIQKLSKGESVQRISEDLGYESVSAFITFFKKLLGKPPAQYMKDFR; encoded by the coding sequence ATGGTGAACCCACTCTCTAGCTTCTATTTTGACTCTGATAGCTACCACCAAAAAGTGGTGGCGTTACGGATGCATGAAATTAAACAAGATGAACTGCCTTATCATCAGCACCACAAAGGACAATTGGTCATGCCTTTGACCGGGTTTGTAAAGAGTCAGATAGAAGATGCGATTTGGATGGTGCCAAATCAATGTGCGGTCTGGATTCCTAGCCAGATTCCTCATAAAAATGATATTGCTCCAAACTCCGATATTTACATGCTGTTTGTCGATCCGGCTGTTCAAGGTTTACCCAATAAAACGTGCACCTTATTGGTTTCTCCTTTATTGCGAGAATTAGTTATAGAGCTTGCCAGCGAAGAGAAAGACTATGATGAAGCAGGACGAGTTGGGCGTTTAGCCCAAGTTTTAATCGATGAACTTATCCGCATGCCGACAGAGCGGTTTGATTTCCCAATTCCAAGAGAGCCGAGACTCAATAAATTAGCGTATTGGATGATTGATGATCCGAACAATCAAATACACGTTGGCCAATGGGCGAAATCATTGGCGATGAGCGAGCGCACTTTAGCGAGGTTGGTTAAACAAGAATTAGGCATGACGTTTGGTCAATGGCGAGCGCAATTACATGCGATTGTCTCGATACAAAAACTGTCGAAAGGAGAAAGTGTTCAACGAATTTCCGAAGATTTAGGCTATGAGTCGGTCAGTGCGTTCATCACTTTTTTCAAAAAATTATTAGGCAAACCTCCTGCTCAATATATGAAAGATTTTCGTTGA
- a CDS encoding adenylosuccinate synthetase — MSSIVVVGANWGDEGKGRIVDFLAEQASASIRFQGGNNAGHTVVNDLGTFKLHQLPSGVFNPDCLAVLGPGMVISPASLSEEIAEVAEAGVKVNMCISDRATLCLPLHALEDTLEEQRLGDKAYGSTRQGIAPAYGDRVMKKGILVGWLKQPEVLVERIKFWMDWKLPQLGALYPTFEFEQTAEEMANWLLEVSAPWRDAICNVTLPLKELQAKDQTLLFEAQLGAGRDLVYGEYPWTTSSNVVSMYAGIGSGLPALRPERVIAVAKAFSSSVGTGTLITAMEEQDAFRELAGEFGATTGRPRDMGYFDAVATKNGVELQAATEIALTKVDCLTGLKDLKICVGYEGEHSENPIWPQTAALAPIYEKMESWSEDITGCRKFEELPVAAQKYVLRIEELMGVPVKMVSVGPGREQMIMR; from the coding sequence ATGTCGTCTATCGTTGTTGTAGGTGCAAACTGGGGTGATGAAGGCAAAGGCCGCATCGTTGACTTTTTGGCAGAGCAAGCTTCTGCAAGCATTCGTTTCCAAGGTGGTAACAACGCGGGTCACACCGTAGTTAACGACCTAGGTACGTTCAAGCTGCACCAGCTACCAAGTGGCGTTTTCAACCCTGACTGTTTGGCAGTTTTAGGTCCGGGTATGGTTATCAGCCCTGCGTCGCTGTCTGAGGAGATTGCGGAAGTCGCGGAAGCGGGCGTTAAAGTGAACATGTGCATCTCTGATCGCGCAACACTGTGTCTACCTCTACACGCACTAGAAGATACGCTAGAAGAACAACGCTTAGGCGACAAAGCATACGGTTCAACTCGTCAAGGTATTGCACCTGCATACGGCGACCGTGTGATGAAAAAAGGCATCCTAGTTGGTTGGTTAAAACAACCAGAAGTTCTAGTAGAACGCATCAAGTTCTGGATGGACTGGAAACTTCCACAACTAGGTGCCCTTTACCCAACGTTTGAATTCGAGCAAACCGCTGAAGAAATGGCGAACTGGTTGCTGGAAGTGTCTGCCCCTTGGCGTGATGCTATTTGCAACGTAACGCTGCCGCTAAAAGAGCTACAAGCAAAAGACCAAACTCTACTGTTCGAAGCACAACTAGGTGCGGGCCGTGACCTTGTTTACGGTGAGTACCCATGGACAACCTCTTCAAACGTTGTGTCTATGTACGCTGGCATCGGTAGTGGTCTTCCTGCTCTGCGTCCAGAGCGTGTTATTGCAGTCGCAAAAGCGTTCAGCTCATCAGTAGGTACTGGTACGTTAATCACTGCAATGGAAGAGCAAGATGCATTCCGTGAACTAGCGGGTGAGTTCGGCGCAACAACAGGTCGCCCACGTGACATGGGTTACTTTGATGCAGTAGCGACTAAGAACGGCGTTGAGCTTCAGGCAGCGACTGAAATCGCACTGACAAAAGTAGACTGTCTGACAGGTCTTAAAGATCTAAAAATCTGTGTTGGTTACGAAGGCGAGCACAGTGAGAACCCAATTTGGCCTCAAACGGCTGCACTAGCACCAATCTACGAGAAGATGGAAAGCTGGAGTGAAGACATTACCGGTTGCCGTAAATTCGAAGAGCTACCAGTTGCGGCACAAAAATACGTTCTGCGTATTGAAGAGCTAATGGGCGTACCAGTGAAAATGGTATCGGTTGGCCCTGGTCGTGAACAAATGATTATGCGCTAA
- a CDS encoding EAL domain-containing protein, which produces MMLVAVLSFCVTMLALIPFSHKHHKKLTEEATLTIESEFYDYVAHLTHLLDDDFFLKSCDDLIHDLRASIFGLGMAKDIAIFDPSGKVSCMSSERHPSFSIYSPVLTRLGDSAGHTTLAFTQRVLTNNQALFLFFTKQHGRGISVVFPKELLEVLISDIFRFGNIDYRIEIMEKTVISSVKSHQLRFEKVSSSVLPFTVYSAISYPFYFQFLLSKFWVGLLGMACALFIHLYFSSRKFAKNSLEFSLSRAIKERNLTVHYQPIVDQRDGSVIGGESLVRWDDPVQGFISPSIFIPLAEKVGLIEHITYLVLDKVISMINSNKIAFDDRYISVNVCRSLILRADFIRQVESRLKYNYFISEHLVFEITEEAIFTGSELVILRQHLDRLTALGIRIAVDDFGTGYSGLDFISQYSFDIIKIDRVFVNNLGNGQTIQPLLEAIYTLTKTLGMAVIVEGVEDLNQLKILRNLGFYNIQGFYFSQPLPKLDFLDYLNVKPTTAFKECKSTAI; this is translated from the coding sequence ATGATGCTTGTTGCTGTTCTCTCTTTTTGCGTCACAATGCTGGCGCTGATACCTTTCTCGCACAAACATCATAAAAAGCTCACCGAAGAGGCCACCTTGACGATTGAGTCTGAATTTTACGATTACGTAGCGCATTTAACACATCTTCTAGACGATGACTTTTTTCTTAAGTCATGTGATGATCTAATCCATGATCTAAGAGCAAGCATTTTTGGTTTAGGTATGGCTAAAGACATCGCTATCTTCGATCCAAGCGGAAAAGTGTCGTGTATGAGTAGCGAGCGCCACCCATCTTTTAGTATTTATTCACCAGTATTAACGCGGCTTGGCGACAGCGCTGGACATACAACATTGGCTTTTACTCAAAGAGTGTTAACTAACAATCAAGCTTTATTTCTCTTTTTCACCAAGCAACACGGTCGTGGCATAAGTGTAGTTTTCCCAAAAGAGTTATTAGAAGTTCTCATCAGCGATATTTTTCGCTTTGGCAACATAGATTACCGTATCGAAATAATGGAAAAAACAGTCATAAGTTCTGTTAAGTCACATCAACTTAGGTTCGAAAAGGTCAGCTCTTCAGTTCTACCATTTACTGTTTACTCAGCGATCAGCTACCCGTTTTATTTTCAATTCTTACTTAGTAAGTTTTGGGTTGGATTGCTCGGTATGGCGTGTGCACTGTTTATTCATTTATATTTTTCTTCAAGAAAGTTCGCCAAAAATAGCTTAGAGTTCTCACTTTCACGAGCGATTAAAGAACGTAATTTGACTGTTCACTATCAACCCATTGTCGATCAACGTGATGGCAGCGTTATCGGGGGAGAATCACTTGTTCGCTGGGACGACCCGGTACAGGGGTTTATTTCGCCAAGCATCTTTATTCCCCTAGCAGAAAAGGTTGGATTGATCGAACACATCACTTACCTTGTGTTGGATAAAGTGATTAGTATGATAAACAGTAATAAGATTGCTTTCGATGATCGCTACATTAGCGTCAATGTGTGCCGTTCATTAATTCTCAGAGCAGACTTCATTCGACAAGTCGAATCACGCCTTAAATACAATTATTTCATTAGTGAACACTTGGTTTTTGAGATCACCGAAGAAGCAATCTTCACCGGCAGTGAGCTTGTTATTCTTCGTCAGCATTTAGACCGTCTTACAGCGCTTGGAATTCGTATTGCGGTGGATGATTTTGGAACAGGTTATTCTGGCTTGGATTTTATCAGTCAGTATTCATTCGACATAATCAAAATTGACCGCGTGTTCGTCAATAACCTTGGAAACGGACAGACTATCCAACCTTTGTTAGAGGCAATATATACGCTTACAAAAACACTTGGTATGGCGGTTATTGTAGAAGGGGTAGAAGATCTAAATCAGTTAAAAATCTTGCGTAATCTTGGATTCTATAACATTCAAGGGTTCTACTTTTCGCAACCACTACCTAAACTAGATTTTCTTGACTATTTGAACGTAAAACCGACTACTGCTTTTAAAGAGTGCAAGTCAACTGCGATTTAA
- a CDS encoding LysR family transcriptional regulator, translating to MLDLNWLRTFVTLAEVKHFGKTAIELHMTQPNVSLHIKQLEQATRAKLIERNPVQLTQAGKRLLDTAQHMLNELQICQSDLNAINDLTQGTLSIAASDIVSRLLLIKPFQQFKNEYPGIDLALFNTTSSQAVDLVKSARADIGFVIAQKESQPLHFTPLTQIHWCAFGDNIFKWKENTEENQTLILLGHDTRTRELIDASLPELNLPKHRVMEVGSVEAQIDWAEAGFGTAIVPDFSLDPRLKLSRDVTPLPSFPNTDFGYIVRQNQVLSKAAKQLLKWVGENVSVVEV from the coding sequence ATGTTGGATTTGAACTGGTTACGTACGTTTGTCACTTTGGCAGAAGTAAAACATTTCGGAAAAACAGCGATTGAACTGCACATGACGCAGCCAAATGTCAGTCTTCATATCAAACAGCTAGAGCAAGCAACGCGGGCTAAGTTGATTGAACGTAACCCTGTGCAATTGACCCAAGCCGGAAAGCGTTTGTTAGACACCGCACAGCACATGCTGAATGAGCTGCAAATCTGCCAATCCGATCTCAATGCCATTAATGACTTAACGCAAGGAACGCTCTCGATTGCGGCGAGTGATATTGTCTCGCGCCTGTTACTTATCAAGCCATTCCAACAATTCAAAAATGAATATCCTGGTATCGATTTAGCGCTGTTCAACACCACTTCATCACAAGCGGTAGATTTAGTAAAAAGTGCCCGCGCAGACATCGGCTTTGTTATTGCGCAGAAAGAGAGTCAACCGCTGCACTTTACTCCTCTGACGCAAATACACTGGTGTGCTTTCGGCGATAATATTTTCAAATGGAAAGAGAACACAGAAGAAAATCAAACCTTGATTCTACTGGGGCACGATACCCGAACGCGTGAACTGATTGATGCCTCTCTGCCAGAGCTAAACCTGCCAAAACACAGAGTTATGGAAGTGGGTAGTGTCGAGGCTCAAATTGATTGGGCAGAAGCCGGATTCGGAACGGCGATTGTGCCGGACTTCTCACTCGATCCAAGATTAAAACTCTCACGAGACGTGACGCCCTTACCCAGCTTCCCCAACACTGATTTTGGCTACATCGTGCGCCAGAATCAGGTGTTATCCAAAGCTGCCAAACAGTTATTGAAGTGGGTGGGTGAGAATGTATCTGTGGTAGAGGTTTAA